The genomic stretch TTTTTTATTCTTCGTCGTTATGCCGAGTTTATTAAAGTAGACATTATAGTGACAGAGTGTCAGAATATTAGCTATGTTTCTTCTCAACAACATTCTTGTGTTTTTGCACATCATAGGTGCCGCGATTATTATTGGGCTCTGGATTGCTCATTTTCGCACACCTAAAGTTCTGCCCGGGCAGTTTCACGCATCGCTTCTGATGCTCATAACGGGCCTACTCCTGGTAGGAATTGCTGAGGTTACCGGCAGTCCTAACCACATTAAGATTGCGGTCAAAATTCTTATTGCATTGGGCATCTCTATTGCCGCATTCATCGGTCAACGCAAGTACAAGGCGGGAGAACCAATTTCAACAGGCTTAGCGCATGCAGTGGGCGGTCTTGCCGTCATTAATGTTGCCGTTGCCACCATCTGGCACTAAACAGCTCTTCACTTCGGCACAATACTCTTGCCCATGTTCCCGGTAGTTTTTATAGACCTACCGGGGATATGTTTTTAAGAGCTGCACGCTTGAACTCGCAGCTGCCTCATCTATATGCAGCTCTCCCCTGGTGGTTATTTTTATTCACGGCTCACGGACAACCGTAGGCTGCGCATCGGGCTCGTTGGGTGTTTCATCCGTGACTGGCGTTGCCGTGACAATACGCCATACCCCCTCGTCGCGATGCAGCTCAAAGATAACTGTCTGCACCGGCACGCCGTCCACAAGGTGAACACCGGATTCTTTCTGCTCCGCATCCGTTGGGGTGTATCCGGGCGACTCTACTTCTGCGGTTATTCCTAAAGAGTCAGAGTCTCTATGCAGAATACGGGTCAATGAGCGCAGTTTCAGCGTCGCCGCCCCCTGGGAGCTCAACGACTGATTGCGCTCCTCTATAACCTGAGCGAGAATAGCCTGCTCATCCTGCGGAGTACTCACAACGGCAGGCTGAGTAGCGTGAGACTCATGATGATGCATAGCTTCCGGAACCCAGGTCGCCCCGACTATTGCTCCAGCTCCTAAGATTATGAGACTCCCAACCCCCAGAATCACGAGTTTGCGGGTCGTAAAATTACGAGCCTTTGAACGCCCACGGCTATGCCCAACTTTGAAAGTACTCTTCCCTATAAGTTTCTGAGCGTTCTGATGTCTAACCTTGGGCAGGGTCTTAGTGCTTTTAACGGTATTCGGTTCTCGCAAAGCAACAGGGAGTTTAGACCGTACTGACTCAGGCGCGCTGGTATAAGCGTTGAGAGGCTGCGTCTGGAATGCGCTGAATGCGTCAAGAACCTCCTGTACAGTGGCCTTAGGATCATCAAGCAGACGCTCAAGCTCGGTTCCCAATGTCTGCGGTACATCGGCAAGGAGCGGCAGCGGGATGCGTTGATGAGTTTGCCGAGGCGACTCTCCGGTGAGCGCATACCACAGAAGAGCCACAAAATCATGAACTCCGACATGTTCATGTTCATCCGGCTGGTGTTTACTCGCTTTGATAGAACTGGGCAGGCAAAGAAACTCGGGGAGTCCAGCAATGGTTATCATCACGTACTGAGGCTCTAGATGCTCAGGATAGATATGCGCCGCGTGTAAGCTTTTGAAGCCCCATCCTATATGGTGTGCTAGGGTCGCAACCTCGGCGAGCGGTAAGGATCCGCGTGCATGCACAAGGGATTCGAGTGATCCTGCCTCAACCGGTTCGTACCAATAATAAGTTCCTGTCTCTGTGCCAGACAACTGCCTTTCGTCTCGCGTTACGGCTAGTACAGTGGCGACACCGGGTAAAGGTGGTAAACCGCAAAGTGTTTTGATCTGGTGCGACGGTATTTGCTGAGAATCATGACTTATCGCAAGGGTGTAAAGCCCCGGGGCTAATTGTTTGGGAAGTATACGATTCTTAACCGATGAATCTCTATTTGTATGTATCTTAACTGTCCAAATACTCAGGTTTGGTTCTTCGTGAAGATTTTCAAGGTATGTGATGCTATCGGTGTTCATACTCTAGATGTACCGGATTTTGGAAAAGCACCGTGAAAGTTATCCACAGGGACAAGGTTTTTAGCGATTTTCATGCTGTATAACGCGTTTCTGCTCGCCTTCTGCCTTGTTTATGACGTCATAATCTGTCACACAAAGTACGAGTTGTTTTCCTAGAGCGATGCTGCGGCCCAGAGCACGTGTAATCAGGAAGCCCTAATTTTTATCGTGGTCGTTCCGGTACTAAGGTAGAAGCTATGTCCGTAATACTTGAACGTGTGGGGTTTGCCCCTGACTATGTGAATTATGTTGAGAGCCTTGATATGCAATCTCGCCTTCATGCAGAGGTAGCGGCACGCGCTCGGCAAAACACTATTCTTCTGCTCGAACATGAGCCCGTGATTACGGCTGGCAAGCGCACTGAAGATCATGAGTACCCCACAGACCGTTCAACTCCAGTCGTGAAAATTGACCGCGGCGGAAAACTCACGTGGCATGGTCCCGGACAGCTGACCGGGTATCCCATTCTGAAACTTCCTGAGCCTCTTGATGTAGTAGCGTATGTACGCATCCTAGAGGAGATTATTATGAATGTACTCGCTCACTTTGGCATCAAAGGCGAACGCGTGGAAGGGCGTAGCGGCGTATGGATTCTGGGCGATGGCATCACACCGGATAAGAAAATCGCCGCCATTGGGATTCGCGTTTCAAAGCAAACCACAATGCACGGGTTCGCCATTAACTGCTGCAATGAGACCGCACCGTTCATGCAGTTCATTCCCTGCGGTATTACGGATGCTGGCGTCACAACAATCTCAGAGCAGCTCGGTCGTACAGTAACCCCGGCAGATATTCTAGAGACCCTTGAGCGTGAGCTTATTAAGTATCAGGATCGTTTGGCAATGCCTTTTGAGCCCCTTGTTCCGCAGGAGCACAAGGTGGCACACGAGACGGCTGCGTAGCCACAAGGTTCACGTATTTCCCCTTGTCAGTACTGCTTATCGATATTCGGCGAGTAATCCGAATAGAAATTTGTGTGCGTAAACAAGACTTAAAGACATACAAACCATAATCCACGCCACAGTGTTTTTCGCCTGCACGATGCAGGCGTAAAATAGGTTTCAGCCCGTTTTAAACCGAGGGCGCATCCAGTTAGAAGGAGCAACACACATGAGCATTAAGCCTGAAGGCCGCAAGCTGCTGCGCGTCGAGGCTCGCAATGCTGAGGTTCCCATCGAGAAGAAGCCTCACTGGATTAAGACCAAAGCCGTTGTGGGGCCTGAATATAACGAAATGAAGGAATTGGCCCGCGGTCAGGGGCTTCATACAGTGTGTGAGGAAGCTGGCTGTCCCAATATCTATGAGTGTTGGGAAGACCGCGAGGCAACCTACCTTATTGGCGGTTCTGAATGCACTCGCCGTTGCGATTTCTGCAATATTGCCACTGGTAAACCCGCTGCAGTTGATTACGCTGAGCCCTTCAAAGTCGCTAAAAACGTTAAGGTTATGGGTCTGCGTTATGCCACGGTGACCGGTGTGGCACGTGACGATCTTGAAGACGGCGGTGCCTGGCTCTACGCAGAGACTACACGCCAGATTCACAAGATGTGCCCCAATACCGGTGTTGAGATGCTGATCCCTGATTTCAAGGGTAAGCCAGAGCATGTGCAGAAAGTCATTGATGCACGTCCAGAGGTTTTTGCCCACAACCTAGAGACCGTACCGCGCATCTTTAAGCAGATCCGCCCGGCATTCCGTTATGAGCGCTCACTCGATGTGATTACCCAGGGTAAAGAGGCCGGCATGGTCACGAAGTCCAACCTGATTCTGGGTATGGGTGAAACTAACGATGAGATTTACGAGGCACTCTGCGATCTGTACGACGCCGGATGCGATATTATCACCCTGACTCAGTATCTGCGCCCCGGTCCCCTTTTCCATCCCATTGAGCGTTGGGTGAAGCCCGCCGAATTCCTGGAGTTCTCAGCTATGGCAGAATCCATCGGTTTTGCTGGCGTTATGGCTGGTCCGATGGTTCGGTCCTCATATCGTGCCGGTCGTCTGTGGGCACGCGCGATGAAGAAGAACGGCTATGAGATTCCAGAAAACCTTGCGCATATCGAAGATGGCGGTGCGGCTTTGCAAGAGGCTTCTTCCCTAGTCGCAGCGGGTTTCTAGAATAGTAGAATAGTTCAGTCCGCAGAGACATAGATTTAGAAAGTTCCCCGGTTCATCCTCTCCTGAAGGTTACGAATCGGGGAACTTTGTTTACCCCAACGAGGGCCAAACTTTAGACACATTTGCAGGGTTTGGCTGTTAGGTGAGTTTTTCCTTGAGGAGAATGCACGGGCATCCAGGTCAAGAACAATCTAAGATAGAATAAATACTGCAGTCTTATACTGCATTTTCCTACCCGTTGTCCAGAGGAAGCACCGTGGCAGAAAAACGCGAAGAGAAGAAAAAGCAGAAGAAAGATAAGTCTCCGGGTACGTTTGCCCAGATGAAGCAGGTCTACCAGATGACCAAAAAATCTGACCCGAATATCGGGTGGATTCTGCTTCTTGCAGTGGTCGTTACCCTACTTGTTTTCGTCCTGATCGGCGCGTTACTCAACAACATCATCACTTTTATTATTCTTGGTCTTGCGGTTGGCGTTCTTGCCGCCATGATTATTCTGGGTCGTCGCGCACAAAAAGCAGCGTTCACACAGATCGAAGGACAACCCGGGCGTGCGGGTGCCGCTATGAACTCTGTGCGCCGCGGCTGGATTGTGGAAGAGCAGCCTGTAGCTGCGAACCGCAATCAGGATCTTGTCTTTCGGGGTCTCGGTAGGCCGGGAATTGTGCTGGTAACCGAGGGACCTTCATCGCGTGTGCAGAACCTTGTGAAAAATGAGAAGAAACATCTTAACCGCGTAGTTCCTGGCGTTCCCGTACACGTGATTGAGACCGGTCACGACGAGAATCAGGTTGAGTTAAAAGATGTCGTCAAGACTATGAACAAGCTGCCTAAAGCCCTGACTCAGCAAGAAGTTCAGGGAGTTTCTAATCGTCTTAGTACCCTCAACCATGTGCGTAACCCCATGAACAGCATTCCAAAGGGTATAGATCCGAACCGTGTGCGCCCCGATCGTCGCGCAATGCGTGGGCGTTAGAAACGGTACATCCTATGGCTGAGCCCCGACCTCATGGTAAGGTCGGGGCTCAGCTTGTCTGTCTAATACCCGGAAAATAATATAAGCTCTCCGGCAATACAGTTCGCATCTAGCGGATGCGCACAAGTATAGTTCCTGCCGCGCGATCGTGAAGACCGCGTGAATTCGCGTCCAAAATTACGGTGGGCAGCACCAGCATGGTCAGCACAGCTCGGATAAGGGCTCGCTTCCAACCAGCAGGCCTGCCATCTAGAGTTTGCACTTGGACTCCAACCAGAAAATGCCCCAGAGTGTGCCCCATAAATCCTACGAGTACGATCAGGTACAGCAGAAAAATTCCTAGTGTCATTAGACCATGTATTTGTACGTTTTGGCCTCCGACTAGCAGAAACGCAAGACCCAAGCATAGATACCAATCTATGATGAAACCTAGGAGGCGACGCATCGGACGGGCTATAGCGCCAGGTCCTGTCTCTGGTCGCCCCATGATCTCTCCGGGGTATTTTTGGTCGCTGGGCGCGCCGTTGAGCCACGACCCAAGATCGTCACGTTCAATCATGGTTTCTATTATCCTGTATCTCTTTCCTCAACGTACGCCACCCTACCACATCGGCAACTTTGTAACACTACCGAAACATAATAGACACGACAGAGCAAAAAATACCCCCTATGCTAGATAGTGGTGCACAACTCATAAACTGGGCGCCACACCAGACACCAAGGACAAAACACCACGAGGAGCAGTCCGTATGTTTACCAGTCCCCAAGAAGTTCTCGATTTTATTAAGAGCGACGAAATTGTCTTCGTCGACATTCGATTCACCGATATGCCTGGGGTGCAGCAGCACTTCAACCTTCCGGCGAAGGCGATCGACGAGGATTTCTTCGTCAACGGTCAGCTTTTTGATGGCTCGTCTATTCGTGGTTTCCAGGGCATTGCCGAGTCTGATATGCAGCTTATTCCTGATGTTAAGTCGGCGTATGTTGATCCTTTCCGTCTTGAAAAAACCCTTGTTATTATCTGCTCTATCGTGAATCCCCGCACCGGTGAGCCTTACCATCGTGACCCTCGCGGTGTAGCCGAACGCGCTGAAGCATACTTGCAGTCCACAGGTGTTGCCGATACCGCGTTCTTTGCTTCTGAAGCCGAGTTCTTCGTCTTTGAGGATGTCCGTTACCAGGTAGAGCCCAATTCCGTGTTCTATAAAATCGATTCCGATGAAGCATATTGGAACACCGGCCGCAAGGAAGAAGGCGGCAATCTTGGTAATAAGACCCCTATCAAGGGCGGTTATTTCCCGGTCTCCCCTGTCGATAAGCAAGCCGATCTGCGTGATGCTATGTGCGTAGCGATGGATCAGGTTGGGCTCGAAGTTGAGCGCAGCCATCACGAAGTTGGGTCTCCCGGACAGGCAGAGATCAACTACAAGTTCTCAACCCTCACCAATGCCGCCGACGACCTGCTGAAGTTTAAGTACGTTATCAAGAACACCGCCGATGAGTGGGGCAAGTCAGTGACTTTCATGCCGAAACCTGTCTTCGGCGATAACGGTTCGGGTATGCACTGCCACCAGTCACTGTGGTTAGGCGGCGACCCACTCTTTTATGATGAGCGCGGATACGCAAACCTCTCCGATATCGCTCGCTGGTACATCGGCGGTCTGATTGAGCATTCCTCCGCTGTGTTGGCGTTTACCAACCCGACCGTTAACTCTTACAAGCGCCTTGTGCCTGGCTACGAGGCCCCCGTGAATATGGTGTACTCGCAGGGTAACCGCTCTGCCGGTATTCGTATCCCGATTACTGGCGCCAACCCGAAAGCTAAGCGCCTGGAGTTCCGTGCCCCTGACCCTTCATGTAACCCCTATTTCGCGTTCTCGGCTCAGCTTATGGCCGGTTTGGATGGTATTCGCAACCGTATTGAGCCACCAGCACCGATCGACAAGGACCTATACGAGCTGCCCGCCGAAGAGGCCAAGGATATCAAGAAGGCCCCCGCTAACCTTGAGGAAGCGCTGGCCGCGCTTGAGGCAGACCACGACTTCCTACTCGAAGGCGGCGTATTCACCGAGGATCTGATTCATGCGTGGATTGACTACAAGCGCACGAACGAGCTTGAACCGCTCTCGCTGATTCCTCACCCACTGGAATACCAGCTGTACTACGGTGTCTAACCGTTATTTATAGAGGTTAGAATGCTCCGTGTCCTCAATATATGAGGGCATGGAGCATTCTAGTTAATATCGGCGTTATAGGAATAGTTCTGTACCTTTGACTCTGAAAATAAAAGGGCAAAAATTTATCCCTTTTACTGACATAGCCGATTCTAATTTTCAATATAGTTGTATATCAGAACTCACGATGATAATTCCTAAGGATTCTAAGACTCCGACCTCTGACAAGCATATTTATTAGCTTTATAATAATTTTGAGATAGTCTTATAGTTTTTTTATCCACCTTTGCTTCATCATAGATTATGCTCATGGCGAGCATACACATACTAACCTTTCCAGAATTTGTATATTCCGGTTGTGCTTTCATATTGACAATACACTGCGGCATTGCCTAGCATAGTAGCCTTCCTTAACTAGTAAACACTGAGAAGATAGACCTATTCGCAAGTTTCCCCACTCAGAAAGAACAGCTCCACAAGGTACTTGATTCCCTCAGTGGCCATAATGTGGAATACTTACAAAATTTGGAATTAAGGCTTAACCTTCACGTATGATGAAGCCGCAAGTAAGTTCTTAGGGGATTACTGCCTCCACGTTCTAAAGGAGTTTGACGTGTCGCATGTACTATCACGGCGTACTGTATGTCTATCAGCTGGTCTTACAGCAGTTGCAACTTTCGTAGGTTGCGCTTCCAGCTCGCTGTCGTCCGATGAAGCACTATATAAGAATGACCAGCTATTACCCTCTGCACCAGGCGAGCCCTATACAGGTTCCGATGAACAGCCTATTCGCACACAAGAGCGTATGTTTATGGCGATGATGGATGCTGACGCCGAATCTCTCCGTTCCACTCTCACTGAGGATGCTACACTCACCCACATCACAGGCCAAATCCAGACTCGCGATGAGTGGGTACAGTCGGTTGCCGATAAAACTATGTCCTACAGCAATATTGAGGTAGTATCTGCTCACGTGGAACGAAGTGACAATGGCGCTCAGCTCGTAGCACGTACGCGCACGACCGCAAATATTAATGGGAGCAATGGAACCTGGAATCTCCAGCTTGTATCGCAGATACACCCCGATGGTGCGCACTTTACGAAGACTGTCGCTTCCCTATGGTCTTAAAGCTTGACCGAACTATCCTAAAGATGCCCTTATGTAAGGAGGGCATCTTCTGTTTTAAGATCTCAAACAGGATGTTTACCTGCCGGGCTCGAATTTTATAAAACAAGATAAGCTAGAGTGAGCTTACAGCGTTATAGACGTTTCTAAAATGGTAATTTACTATTCTTTCCACGGAACAGCTGTATATTCTGTGTTCTCATAGTGCCTAAGGAAATATTTCCATGAATATCCTTATCGGTCTTATACCCGCGCTATTCTGGGGCATTCTGCCTCTGTGCGTATCTAAAATCGGTGGTAAACCGACTCAGCAAATTATGGGTACCACGATGGGCGTGCTCCTCATGGGTATTGCCACTTCCCTGCTTTTCTTCCCGATTCGCCTTGACGCTTGGGCATTTTTTCTGTGCTTCCTCTCAGGAGCAAGCTGGGCGTTTGGTCAGATGAACCAGTACCGTGCTTTTACCCAAATCGGTGTTTCTCAAACCATGCCTTTATCGACTGGCATGCAGCTGGTAGGTACTTCGCTGATGGGCGTGGTGGCGTTCGGCGACTGGGGTACCGTTCAAGCTAAAGTAATTGGGGCCGTAGCTCTGGCTCTCATTATCATCGGTATTTGGATGACCACGAAGCAAGAGAATCCTGACCCACAGTCTGGCGGGAATATGCGGACCGGTATTATCACACTCTTATTTTCTACCATCGGATATGTTGGATATTCATTCTTTCCCAACTATGTGAGTGTAGACGGGTGGTATAAATTCCTGCCCCAATCAGTGGGTATGGTGGTAGCAGCTATCACGATGTCTATGCTGACCCGTGACGGTACCCGCCCTTGGGATAAGAAGTCTTTACAGAACATTATCTGTGGCGTGATTTTCTCGGGTGCTGCGTTAGCCTACCTAGTGTCTATTGAGCCGCATCGCAACGGTGTTGCCAGCGGGTTTACACTCTCACAGATGAACGTTATTATCTCCACTCTGGGCAGTATCTTGCTACTGGGCGAGAAGAAAACGAGGCTGGAGTTGCTGTATGTGTTAGGAGGACTCGCCCTCGTAGTTATTGGCGGCGTTCTTATTGGTACGCTTTAGCTGTACACGCCGCACATTCTTACCGTATATTCTTTAGATTTCGTGTGATTCGCACACATCACGTTAGAATAATGAGAACTGTCTTTTCACCGATATGACCAACGCAGGAGAGCCCGTGTCCAAATTCATCGCCAAGCATTTTGACGAGCTGACCGCTCACGAGT from Rothia dentocariosa ATCC 17931 encodes the following:
- the lipB gene encoding lipoyl(octanoyl) transferase LipB, which encodes MSVILERVGFAPDYVNYVESLDMQSRLHAEVAARARQNTILLLEHEPVITAGKRTEDHEYPTDRSTPVVKIDRGGKLTWHGPGQLTGYPILKLPEPLDVVAYVRILEEIIMNVLAHFGIKGERVEGRSGVWILGDGITPDKKIAAIGIRVSKQTTMHGFAINCCNETAPFMQFIPCGITDAGVTTISEQLGRTVTPADILETLERELIKYQDRLAMPFEPLVPQEHKVAHETAA
- the lipA gene encoding lipoyl synthase; protein product: MSIKPEGRKLLRVEARNAEVPIEKKPHWIKTKAVVGPEYNEMKELARGQGLHTVCEEAGCPNIYECWEDREATYLIGGSECTRRCDFCNIATGKPAAVDYAEPFKVAKNVKVMGLRYATVTGVARDDLEDGGAWLYAETTRQIHKMCPNTGVEMLIPDFKGKPEHVQKVIDARPEVFAHNLETVPRIFKQIRPAFRYERSLDVITQGKEAGMVTKSNLILGMGETNDEIYEALCDLYDAGCDIITLTQYLRPGPLFHPIERWVKPAEFLEFSAMAESIGFAGVMAGPMVRSSYRAGRLWARAMKKNGYEIPENLAHIEDGGAALQEASSLVAAGF
- a CDS encoding DUF4191 domain-containing protein, with product MAEKREEKKKQKKDKSPGTFAQMKQVYQMTKKSDPNIGWILLLAVVVTLLVFVLIGALLNNIITFIILGLAVGVLAAMIILGRRAQKAAFTQIEGQPGRAGAAMNSVRRGWIVEEQPVAANRNQDLVFRGLGRPGIVLVTEGPSSRVQNLVKNEKKHLNRVVPGVPVHVIETGHDENQVELKDVVKTMNKLPKALTQQEVQGVSNRLSTLNHVRNPMNSIPKGIDPNRVRPDRRAMRGR
- a CDS encoding RDD family protein, producing the protein MIERDDLGSWLNGAPSDQKYPGEIMGRPETGPGAIARPMRRLLGFIIDWYLCLGLAFLLVGGQNVQIHGLMTLGIFLLYLIVLVGFMGHTLGHFLVGVQVQTLDGRPAGWKRALIRAVLTMLVLPTVILDANSRGLHDRAAGTILVRIR
- the glnA gene encoding type I glutamate--ammonia ligase, producing MFTSPQEVLDFIKSDEIVFVDIRFTDMPGVQQHFNLPAKAIDEDFFVNGQLFDGSSIRGFQGIAESDMQLIPDVKSAYVDPFRLEKTLVIICSIVNPRTGEPYHRDPRGVAERAEAYLQSTGVADTAFFASEAEFFVFEDVRYQVEPNSVFYKIDSDEAYWNTGRKEEGGNLGNKTPIKGGYFPVSPVDKQADLRDAMCVAMDQVGLEVERSHHEVGSPGQAEINYKFSTLTNAADDLLKFKYVIKNTADEWGKSVTFMPKPVFGDNGSGMHCHQSLWLGGDPLFYDERGYANLSDIARWYIGGLIEHSSAVLAFTNPTVNSYKRLVPGYEAPVNMVYSQGNRSAGIRIPITGANPKAKRLEFRAPDPSCNPYFAFSAQLMAGLDGIRNRIEPPAPIDKDLYELPAEEAKDIKKAPANLEEALAALEADHDFLLEGGVFTEDLIHAWIDYKRTNELEPLSLIPHPLEYQLYYGV
- a CDS encoding nuclear transport factor 2 family protein, whose amino-acid sequence is MSHVLSRRTVCLSAGLTAVATFVGCASSSLSSDEALYKNDQLLPSAPGEPYTGSDEQPIRTQERMFMAMMDADAESLRSTLTEDATLTHITGQIQTRDEWVQSVADKTMSYSNIEVVSAHVERSDNGAQLVARTRTTANINGSNGTWNLQLVSQIHPDGAHFTKTVASLWS
- a CDS encoding GRP family sugar transporter — protein: MNILIGLIPALFWGILPLCVSKIGGKPTQQIMGTTMGVLLMGIATSLLFFPIRLDAWAFFLCFLSGASWAFGQMNQYRAFTQIGVSQTMPLSTGMQLVGTSLMGVVAFGDWGTVQAKVIGAVALALIIIGIWMTTKQENPDPQSGGNMRTGIITLLFSTIGYVGYSFFPNYVSVDGWYKFLPQSVGMVVAAITMSMLTRDGTRPWDKKSLQNIICGVIFSGAALAYLVSIEPHRNGVASGFTLSQMNVIISTLGSILLLGEKKTRLELLYVLGGLALVVIGGVLIGTL